The DNA segment GGACCGTTCCCCAGTCGATCGGGGCGGGCCTCCGGTCCACAGCGGCCTGTCCGCCCCATCCCAATTGAGCGAGGGAAAGCGTGAGAACGCAGGCCAGAGCGACCCAGAGAAGCCGCCATGTCCAACGCCGGGACCTCACCCTCAGGCCTGCAAGCGTTCAATGCCTCCCCACCATGACAAGGTTGAACGCGGGCGACCAGGCTGCGACCAGGCTTTCGCAGCTTCTGCATACGATTGGCCTGGGTACCAGTGAAGACCTGATGCCAAGCGAACTCCGGGAGTGATGCAGGAACCAACGTTGGTGCGCATTGGATCGGCTCTGAGCGGGTTGATGCTGGTGCTGTTTCTGGTGGTTCATCTGGCCGGTTTGTTGCCCGCGCTTGTTGCACCGGTGCAGTTCGAGCACTACGCCACAGCCCTGCATCACCAGCCATGGCTGCCGCTGTTGGAAATCAGCCTGGCCGCCATCGCAGCCGTGCATCTGAGCTGCACCGTCGCCAAAACGCTGCGGAATCGGGGTGCGGGAAACACGGCGACGCTTCGCAGCCGGCGCGGTCGTCCGCTGGAGGCTCTGGCCAGCCGCAGCAAGGTGGCTGCCGGAGTGATCACCTTGGGATTTCTGCTGCTGCACCTGCAGCAACTGCGCTGGCCACGGCCGAGCGATGGGCTGGAACGGGAGGTGCTGCAGCAGGTGCTGCTGCAGCCGATCAGCCTGGGGGTTTATGCCGCCGGCAGCCTGGCCGTCGGCCTGCATCTGCTCCACGGCGCGGAAGCAGCACACCGCAACCTGGGTTGGCTCACTCCGGCCAATAGCGCCAGCATCCGCTGGGGAGGCCGCCTCTTGGCATCGGGAATCGGCGGAGGCTTTCTGCTGATCAGCCTGGGACTGGCCCTCGGAGGCTTGGCATGACGAACGGACTGCCTGATCCCAGGATTCCCGCTGGGCCGCTCACCGATGCCTGGCGACGCACCCGCGAAGGACTGCCGCTGATCAGCCCTCTGCGCAAAGGGCAAATGGATGTGCTTGTGGTGGGCACCGGCCTGGCGGGGGCCTCCGCTGCTGCAACGCTGGCCCAACAGGGCTACCGGGTCACGGTGCTCAGCTTTCACGACAGCCCGCGGCGGGCCCATTCGGTGGCAGCCCAGGGGGGCATCAATGCCGCACGTTCTGTGGCGGTGGATGGCGACAGCGTCAGCCGCCTATTCGCCGACACCCTCAAGGGGGGTGACTTCCGGGCCCGGGAAGCAGGCTGCCAAAGGCTGGCGGAAATCAGCAGCGGCATCATTGATCAATGCGTGGCCCAGGGGGTGCCATTCGCACGCGAATACGGCGGCAGCCTGGCCACCCGCAGTTTTGGCGGAGCCCTGGTGAGCCGCACGTTCTATGCCCGGGGGCAGACCGGTCAGCAATTGCTGTATGGCGCCTACCAGGCCTTGATGCGCCAGGTGGAGCTGGGCCGGGTTCAACTGCTCACCCGTCGGGACGT comes from the Synechococcus sp. A15-62 genome and includes:
- a CDS encoding succinate dehydrogenase cytochrome b subunit is translated as MQEPTLVRIGSALSGLMLVLFLVVHLAGLLPALVAPVQFEHYATALHHQPWLPLLEISLAAIAAVHLSCTVAKTLRNRGAGNTATLRSRRGRPLEALASRSKVAAGVITLGFLLLHLQQLRWPRPSDGLEREVLQQVLLQPISLGVYAAGSLAVGLHLLHGAEAAHRNLGWLTPANSASIRWGGRLLASGIGGGFLLISLGLALGGLA